One window of Deltaproteobacteria bacterium genomic DNA carries:
- a CDS encoding beta-propeller domain-containing protein → MKMFVKYLMIINLSLLTLHCSAQKLGTGPGPINPDPDPEDTVPTSLVKYSNCDDLLADIQAQAIADMEETLDNYSTCGTYYTYDCSDCDIAFPSSDSTSESGVDFTGTNIQEENVDEADIIKTDGAYIYVATDNGVDIFKAWPLSAFDKAGSYADSDGIDSLYLDDNRLIAIGYAHDDTRGSSVTKISVLNIEKPASPVLSQVKEIEGYVAGSRLVNHVVHVAISSSFEYYQVDGLDDLSEERWSDDCSEAELASQIENLKEENRSAIMATTIDDWLPSHGDGTTWEMVACSDFADDTASDEDNLLGLYSLNLEESDEEEMTFVIGYAQEVYASTEAVYLASSNWSADETYIHRFAIGSGDALHTYVASGSVEGHIDNSFSMSEYENTFRIATTIGSVSRDGTSAVSNNVYVLDATDADLPILGKVEGIAEGEEIYAARFIGDKGYLVTYEKIDPLFVVDLSDSENPTIEGELEMPGFSTYLHPLGSDHLIGLGKDADDVGTFSWFQGLKLAVFDVEDGSNPAETENLTIGSRGTDSAALEDHHAFTYDEETGILAIPISLYTGGTGKSDYGDFSYNGVHLYEVTESGIETVAEIELDSDEWYAPERTIMIGDDGNQGLYILDHTHLYLVDMNDDYRVRATEAVDNDDDYGYWVY, encoded by the coding sequence ATGAAAATGTTTGTCAAATACCTGATGATAATCAACCTGTCTTTGTTGACGCTCCACTGTAGCGCCCAAAAACTGGGAACGGGCCCCGGCCCGATCAACCCCGATCCGGATCCCGAAGACACAGTACCCACTTCGCTGGTTAAATACTCAAACTGCGACGACCTGCTGGCGGATATCCAGGCACAGGCGATTGCCGACATGGAGGAAACCCTCGACAACTATTCCACCTGCGGCACTTATTATACTTATGATTGTAGCGACTGCGACATCGCATTCCCCTCTTCGGATTCCACTTCAGAATCGGGCGTCGATTTCACCGGCACCAACATACAGGAGGAAAATGTCGATGAAGCCGACATCATCAAAACCGACGGCGCCTATATCTATGTCGCCACCGACAACGGGGTAGACATCTTCAAGGCTTGGCCTCTTTCCGCCTTTGACAAGGCGGGCTCCTATGCCGACTCTGACGGTATCGACAGCCTGTATCTCGACGACAACCGGCTGATCGCCATCGGCTATGCCCATGACGATACCCGCGGCTCATCCGTCACGAAAATTTCGGTTTTAAATATCGAAAAGCCGGCCTCCCCCGTACTCTCTCAAGTCAAAGAAATCGAGGGGTACGTGGCGGGATCGCGGTTGGTCAATCATGTGGTCCATGTGGCCATCAGTTCCTCTTTTGAATACTATCAAGTCGACGGCCTCGACGACCTTTCGGAAGAAAGATGGAGCGACGACTGTTCGGAAGCGGAACTGGCAAGCCAAATTGAAAATCTGAAGGAAGAAAATCGCTCTGCGATCATGGCCACCACCATCGACGACTGGCTACCAAGCCACGGCGACGGCACAACGTGGGAAATGGTTGCCTGCAGTGACTTTGCGGACGATACCGCCTCCGATGAAGACAATCTCCTCGGCCTCTACAGCCTGAATCTGGAAGAGAGCGACGAAGAAGAAATGACCTTCGTCATCGGCTATGCGCAGGAGGTCTATGCCTCGACCGAAGCCGTTTACCTTGCTTCGAGCAACTGGTCGGCGGACGAAACCTATATCCACCGTTTTGCCATCGGTTCAGGCGACGCCCTTCATACCTATGTCGCCAGCGGATCGGTTGAGGGACATATCGACAACTCATTTTCGATGAGCGAATACGAAAACACCTTCCGCATCGCCACAACCATCGGTTCGGTCAGCCGCGACGGGACGTCGGCTGTTTCCAACAATGTCTATGTGCTGGATGCAACCGATGCCGATCTTCCCATCTTGGGCAAGGTTGAGGGGATTGCCGAAGGGGAAGAAATCTACGCCGCCCGGTTTATCGGCGACAAAGGCTATCTCGTCACTTATGAAAAGATCGATCCGCTCTTTGTTGTCGACCTTTCGGATTCCGAAAATCCGACGATCGAAGGGGAACTGGAAATGCCCGGCTTTTCCACTTATCTTCATCCTCTTGGATCGGATCATCTGATCGGCCTTGGAAAGGATGCCGATGACGTAGGCACCTTCTCTTGGTTTCAGGGCTTAAAGCTGGCTGTCTTTGATGTCGAAGACGGTTCAAACCCCGCCGAAACCGAGAACCTCACCATCGGCTCCCGCGGCACCGATTCGGCCGCCCTCGAAGACCATCATGCCTTTACCTACGATGAGGAAACGGGCATCCTCGCCATTCCCATTTCCCTCTACACCGGAGGCACGGGAAAAAGCGACTACGGCGATTTCTCGTATAACGGCGTTCATCTGTACGAGGTCACCGAAAGCGGCATTGAAACAGTCGCGGAAATCGAACTCGATTCGGATGAATGGTATGCCCCGGAGCGGACTATAATGATTGGCGATGACGGCAATCAGGGGCTTTATATTCTGGACCACACCCATCTCTACCTTGTGGACATGAATGACGACTATCGGGTGAGGGCCACGGAAGCGGTGGATAACGATGACGATTACGGATATTGGGTATATTAA
- a CDS encoding TIGR02147 family protein, translating into MGNIKKPNIFEYDNYRSFLKDLYASLKQEKSAFSFRFFSKQAGFRSPNFLKLVMDGKRNLSPDGIEKFARALKLNKEETTFFRNLVLLNQATTIEEKKFYAEQLIRHRFYKKINPLKQAQYDYYTNWYFIPVRELVGVDGFKEDPAWIAHQLIPPITTSEAEKALKELEQLGLIKRNEEGKLVQTDGFISTGDEVASASVAQFHREMMQKAAESIDRFPAPEREISSVTIGISEERAEQVKELIQRFRRELLAIASQDQKSTGVYQVNFQLFPLTKKPEGESS; encoded by the coding sequence ATGGGAAATATTAAAAAACCAAATATCTTCGAATACGACAATTACCGGTCGTTCTTGAAAGATCTGTATGCATCGCTGAAACAGGAAAAGAGCGCTTTTTCGTTTCGGTTCTTTTCCAAACAGGCGGGGTTTCGGTCGCCCAACTTTTTAAAGCTGGTGATGGATGGAAAGAGAAACCTCTCACCGGACGGGATCGAAAAATTCGCCCGCGCCTTAAAGCTTAACAAAGAGGAAACAACCTTTTTCAGAAATCTGGTTCTGCTCAATCAGGCAACCACCATCGAAGAAAAGAAATTTTACGCCGAGCAGTTGATCCGCCACCGCTTTTACAAAAAAATAAATCCCCTCAAACAGGCCCAGTACGACTACTACACCAACTGGTATTTCATTCCCGTCCGCGAGTTGGTAGGGGTTGACGGTTTCAAAGAAGATCCTGCCTGGATTGCCCACCAGCTTATTCCTCCAATCACAACCTCGGAGGCGGAAAAAGCCTTAAAAGAACTGGAGCAGTTGGGGCTGATTAAACGGAACGAAGAAGGAAAATTGGTCCAAACCGACGGTTTTATTTCCACCGGCGACGAGGTGGCATCCGCCTCGGTGGCGCAGTTTCACCGCGAGATGATGCAGAAGGCCGCCGAATCGATCGACCGTTTTCCTGCGCCGGAAAGGGAAATCTCGTCGGTCACCATCGGCATTTCGGAGGAAAGAGCCGAACAGGTCAAAGAATTGATCCAGCGCTTTCGGCGCGAACTCCTGGCCATTGCAAGCCAGGACCAAAAATCCACGGGGGTCTATCAGGTCAACTTTCAGCTTTTTCCGCTCACAAAGAAACCCGAAGGAGAATCATCATGA
- a CDS encoding PIN domain-containing protein yields the protein MAYLLDTDIFVYLTKNHREIINQIETVGRENVFLSSITLGELYYGAFHSDNVSLSLDLLNKNLEETNILNFNKSAAKIFGRLKAALRKNGNPIEDFDVAIASIALHNDYILVTHNTRHFENIPELTIEDWS from the coding sequence ATGGCCTATCTTTTAGACACCGATATTTTTGTCTATTTAACCAAGAATCATCGCGAAATAATCAACCAGATCGAAACGGTTGGGAGAGAGAATGTTTTTCTATCTTCCATAACTCTGGGAGAATTGTATTATGGAGCCTTCCATTCGGACAATGTTTCCCTGTCTCTGGATCTTCTCAACAAGAATCTTGAAGAAACGAATATTCTCAATTTCAATAAAAGTGCGGCGAAAATATTCGGACGCCTCAAAGCGGCCTTAAGAAAAAACGGGAATCCCATTGAAGACTTCGACGTGGCGATTGCATCCATAGCGCTTCACAACGATTACATTTTAGTCACCCACAACACCCGGCATTTTGAAAACATCCCCGAATTGACAATTGAAGATTGGTCCTGA
- the coaBC gene encoding bifunctional phosphopantothenoylcysteine decarboxylase/phosphopantothenate--cysteine ligase CoaBC, translating to MHFLLSAFRFLLTDFSLLPDMSKLTFLITAGPTQEPIDPVRYLSNRSSGKMGYALAKAARAAGHHVVLISGPTSLTSPSGIKFIPVTTALEMRRAVMKNFRSADVIVKVAAVADYRPSRMQNKKIKKTGKPMTLKLVPNPDILKELGRKKRKNQILVGFSAETDRGLPNAAEKLREKRCDWIVLNNVSKKGIGFGSDENEVTLLSKNGRILPLGRASKDKLAKRILEVILS from the coding sequence ATGCATTTTCTGCTTTCGGCTTTCCGCTTTCTGCTCACTGATTTCTCGCTTTTGCCGGACATGTCCAAGCTCACCTTCCTCATCACCGCCGGCCCGACGCAGGAGCCGATCGATCCGGTCCGCTACCTTTCCAACCGGTCATCCGGGAAAATGGGATATGCGTTGGCGAAAGCGGCACGGGCGGCGGGCCACCATGTTGTTTTGATCAGCGGCCCGACAAGCCTCACCTCCCCTTCCGGTATCAAATTCATCCCTGTAACCACCGCACTGGAGATGCGCCGGGCGGTGATGAAAAATTTTCGCTCGGCTGATGTGATCGTCAAGGTTGCCGCCGTGGCCGATTATCGCCCGAGTCGGATGCAAAATAAAAAAATCAAAAAGACCGGCAAACCGATGACGCTCAAACTGGTTCCCAATCCCGACATCCTCAAAGAACTGGGCCGCAAAAAACGAAAAAACCAGATTCTCGTCGGCTTTTCAGCCGAAACCGACCGCGGCCTCCCCAACGCCGCCGAAAAACTCCGCGAAAAAAGGTGCGATTGGATCGTCCTCAACAATGTTTCAAAAAAGGGGATTGGATTTGGGTCGGATGAAAACGAGGTCACCCTCCTCTCCAAAAACGGCCGCATCCTCCCCTTGGGCCGCGCCTCCAAAGACAAACTGGCAAAAAGAATTTTGGAGGTGATCCTGTCCTGA
- the coaBC gene encoding bifunctional phosphopantothenoylcysteine decarboxylase/phosphopantothenate--cysteine ligase CoaBC yields MKKNLPLNGKNIVLGVTGGIAAYKSCEIVRLLTAEGADVHVVMTKGAIQFVTPMTFQALSRNTVRTDIFSLTEESEMGHIQLADKADLILIAPATADFIARVAHGICDDLLSTVVCATKALVIFAPAMNVNMYKNKIVQENIETLKRHGYTIIGPASGDLACGWEGMGRMEEPEIIVAEVKKRLTSKIKAVR; encoded by the coding sequence ATGAAAAAAAATCTGCCTCTGAACGGAAAAAACATCGTCCTTGGAGTCACCGGCGGGATTGCCGCCTACAAGAGCTGTGAGATCGTCCGTCTTTTGACCGCCGAGGGGGCGGACGTCCATGTGGTGATGACCAAAGGGGCGATACAGTTTGTGACGCCGATGACCTTTCAGGCCCTTTCGCGCAACACCGTCCGGACCGACATTTTCAGCCTGACCGAAGAATCGGAGATGGGGCATATTCAACTGGCCGACAAGGCCGATTTGATTTTGATTGCTCCCGCCACCGCCGATTTTATTGCCAGGGTGGCGCATGGAATCTGTGACGATCTTCTTTCAACCGTTGTCTGCGCCACAAAGGCCCTGGTGATTTTCGCCCCCGCGATGAACGTGAACATGTACAAAAATAAAATCGTTCAGGAAAATATCGAGACGTTGAAACGCCACGGATACACGATCATCGGCCCCGCCTCGGGCGATCTGGCCTGCGGGTGGGAGGGGATGGGGCGGATGGAGGAGCCGGAGATCATCGTGGCGGAAGTGAAGAAACGACTAACTTCCAAGATCAAGGCAGTGCGTTAA
- the amrA gene encoding AmmeMemoRadiSam system protein A: MLSEKEKDEFLQVARKTLEGYLSEGEMPDLRPAGGALTEPGGAFVTLHHRDGRLRGCIGRFEAPDPLYKTVQLMAVAAATEDPRFPPVQSAELSNLHIEISALSPRRPIEDVGEIIVGKHGLSVEKEFNRGCLLPQVATEENWTREEFLSHTCLKAGLPPDSWKKGGMKIEVFEAEVFGEPR, encoded by the coding sequence ATGCTGTCTGAAAAGGAAAAAGACGAATTCCTCCAGGTAGCCCGCAAGACGCTTGAAGGCTACCTTTCCGAAGGGGAGATGCCCGATTTAAGGCCGGCTGGCGGGGCACTTACGGAACCGGGAGGGGCCTTTGTGACTCTCCATCATCGGGATGGGCGCCTCCGGGGATGCATTGGCCGGTTCGAGGCGCCCGATCCGCTCTATAAAACGGTCCAGTTGATGGCGGTTGCCGCCGCCACGGAAGACCCCCGGTTTCCCCCCGTTCAATCAGCGGAGCTCTCCAATCTTCACATTGAAATTTCAGCCCTTTCGCCAAGACGGCCTATCGAGGATGTCGGCGAAATCATCGTCGGCAAACATGGCCTGTCCGTCGAAAAAGAATTCAACCGTGGCTGTCTCCTCCCGCAGGTGGCCACGGAAGAAAACTGGACCCGCGAGGAATTTTTGTCGCATACCTGCCTCAAGGCCGGACTCCCCCCCGACAGTTGGAAAAAAGGGGGGATGAAGATTGAAGTTTTTGAGGCAGAGGTTTTTGGAGAGCCCCGATGA
- a CDS encoding phosphatase PAP2 family protein: MKHHLRFFIAVLFAAWFVVTYFAIRHYVVSRGVFYVPMFLWEKEIPFLPWTFFIYVLVYVTPLAAFLLLNTTESLKACFKSFFVSLTLHQIVWLVYPVKLEIRPMIDPNGGDWLVKMADAFLKLDTPAVNCLPSLHVTYAFLSYFAIHAYRPRLAPWFLFLAVVISLSTMTFKQHYAADVAAGILTALLMKWIFLKPHRRGLSK; the protein is encoded by the coding sequence ATGAAACATCACCTTCGTTTTTTTATCGCTGTCCTTTTTGCCGCCTGGTTTGTCGTCACCTATTTTGCCATCCGCCATTATGTGGTTTCCCGAGGGGTCTTTTACGTCCCCATGTTTTTGTGGGAAAAAGAGATTCCGTTTCTTCCGTGGACTTTTTTTATCTACGTCTTGGTCTACGTCACGCCGCTGGCCGCTTTTCTTCTGCTGAACACCACGGAGAGCCTCAAGGCTTGTTTCAAGTCTTTTTTTGTCTCGCTGACCCTGCATCAGATTGTCTGGCTTGTCTATCCGGTTAAGCTCGAAATAAGGCCGATGATCGATCCGAATGGAGGGGACTGGCTTGTTAAAATGGCCGATGCCTTTTTAAAACTCGATACGCCGGCGGTCAATTGTCTGCCGTCGCTCCATGTGACCTATGCCTTTCTTTCCTATTTTGCCATTCATGCCTACCGCCCCCGACTGGCGCCCTGGTTTTTATTCCTCGCCGTTGTCATCTCCCTTTCCACCATGACTTTTAAACAGCACTATGCGGCCGACGTGGCGGCGGGAATTTTGACGGCGCTTTTGATGAAATGGATATTCCTCAAACCCCATCGGAGAGGTCTCTCAAAATGA